Below is a window of uncultured Sphaerochaeta sp. DNA.
GAGGGGCATCCACTGTAATCCCACAAAAGACCCAACCAGCCCAAAAAGTGGAGGGGTGACCGTGCTTCCAATATAGGCACTGGCCATCTGTAGGCCAATGATTCGCTGGCTCAACTCAGGTCCAAAACTTCGTGGGGTTTGGTGAATCAGGCTCGGGAATATGGGAGCACATCCCAAACCAAGCAACAAGAGGGAAAGTCCGGCAAAGACCAGGGAGGCATAGAACAAGGCAATAATGCTGATAAGGCAGAGGAACAATCCCAGGAAGATCATCTGGACATTACTCAATCGGTAACTGATGAAACCGCTTGCCATCCTTCCCACAGTTATCCCAAGGAAGAACAGAGACCCATAGAAGGCAGCATCGGATGGAAGCAACTGCTTCACCTGAACCAGATAACTAACCGCCCACAGTCCTGTGGAAATTTCCAGAGCACAATAGAAAAAGAAGGAGAGCAGGGCAAAAGGAAGTGCCCTATGACGAAGCGACCCCTTCTGATGGGCTGTCTGATGTTCTCCTTCCCTTTTCCCCTTGGGGGCTACCCAGAGGGATAGAGAGGCTATCAACGCAAAGACCAGGAGTGTTTGCATCAGGGTGAGTATCCGATACCCGCTTCGATAACCAAGCTGCAAGGAGAGGGAAAGTCCCATGACTGCAGGACCGGCACTTGCTCCCAAGCCCCAAAATGAGTGTAACCAGTTCATATGGCGCGCCTCATAGTGCAGTGCAACATAGTTGTTGAGCGCTGAGTCAACTGAACCAGCACCCAACCCAAGGGGAACTGCCCACAACATGAGTAGAGGAAGCGATGAGGCAAAGGAGAATCCCAGGAGTGCAACTGCTGTCATCGCTACACTGACGAGGGTCACCTTTCCCGTCCCAAATCGACTGGTCATCCGATAACTCATAAGAGCTGATACCACCGTGCCGATGGAAGAGGTTGCCCCGATAAGCCCAGCACTCCAAAACGGGAGATCGAGTGATTGTTGCATGACCGGCCAGATGCTGCCCAATACACCATCAGGCAGTCCAAGGCTGATGAAGGCAAGATAGATAACCACTAAAAGAGCCATATCAGGCAGCTCCCCATGTGAGGAAATAAACCGTTACCAAAACTGCAAGAGCAACACGGTAATAGCCAAAGGCAGAGAAGTCATGACGACGGACATAGGCAACCAATGCCTTGATACAAAGCAGGGATACAAGGAAGGAGGCAACAAAAGCGATGCCTATCAAAAGATATTCCTCTGTGCTGTAGCTGAGTCCCAACTTGATCAATTTCAAGAGGGAAGCTCCTGCCATGACCGGTATAGCCATAAAGAATGAGAATTTTGCAGCCACCGACCGTTCCAATCCAATGATGATCCCACCAAGTATGGTGGAACCACTCCTACTGGTACCCGGGATCAGGGCAAGCATCTGGAAGAGTCCAAGGGATAATGCATCACGGTAGGTAATTTCGGAAAGCTCCTTTACACGGTGCTCCCGTCTACCCCATTTCCCCTTCTCAAGCACAATATAGAGCAAACCGTAGGCAAAGAGTGCAATAGCAACCACTTCCCACCGATAAAGGTAGGTATCCATCAGATCATCGATCAAGATTCCTATCACTCCAGCAGGAATCGTAGCGATGATCACTTTCAGCCAGAGAATATATGTCTCAGTTTTCTGCTTGGCATCCTTACCCTTGGTGAAGGGGTTCAACGTTGAGAAGTACAGGATAATCACGGCAAGTATTGATGCAAGTTGAATGATGACAAAGAAGAGTTCTCTTGCCCCCTCGCCCAAACTGAGATGGATTACTTCATCCAACAGCAAAAGATGTCCTGTTGAGCTGATGGGAAGCCATTCGGTAATCCCCTGTACAATTCCCAAAAGCAATGATTTCAAACCTTCCTGAAACATATACCCCTCCAACCTTGAGCAAGTCTAAAGCAAACGGTTCCACATTACAAGATTGGTTATTCGCTCATGCATAAGTTCCCCCACCTTGTGTTGATTCCCTGCAAATGATAGATTTGCCGTGTAAGGGAGAGGAGCATGGCACTGCATATTGTCCTGTTTGAGCCAGAGATACCACAAAATACCGGAAATATTGCACGGACGTGTGCAGCAGTTGGTGCAACCTTGCACTTGGTGCATCCTCTTGGATTCAGCTTGGAGGAGAAATACCTGAAACGTGCCGGGTTGGATTATTGGCCGTTGCTTACGATGGTTGAACATCCCAGCATTGAAGCTTTCCTGGCAGTACACCAAGAGAAACCGTTGTACTACTTCACCACAAAAGCTCCAAGAACCTACAGCGAAGTCACCTACCCTGAAGAGACCTACCTGGTCTTCGGCAAGGAGAGTGCTGGTATCAGCGAATCACTGCTTGTCAAAAACAAACAACGTTGTGTGAGAATCCCCATGAGGGAAGAAGCACGAAGTCTGAATCTCTCGAACAGTGTAGCAATCGCAGCATATGAATACCTACGACAGCAATCCTTTCCCTTCCTACAAGGGACAGGAACGTTACATAGACTTACATGGGAGGCCTGAGCATGGATACTATCGGCATCATTGGATGTGGAAACATGGGTGGAGCAATCGCAGGAAGCCTGCAAATGGAAGTCATGGTATATGACAGTGATACGCAGAAAGCCAAGCAGCTTGCATCAAGCAAGGAAACCATTTCAGTGGCAGAATCTCTCGAAGCACTCTTGAGTGAATGCCAAACCATACTCATTGCAGTAAAGCCCCAGATACTTTCTACGCTCTATCCAGAACTGAGAGCATTGGGTAGTGACAAGAAACGATGGATTTCCATTGCGGCAGGCATTCCCCTCTCAGTACTTGCAGAGCAACTTGCCACTGATGAGATAGTACGGTTCATGCCAAACATTGCAGCACAGTACGGCGCTGCTGTTACCGCTGTAGCTCCAGCTGAAGGTTGTTCCTCGTCCCTGCGTGAAGACTCCCTTCATGTTGCGTCCTCCTTTGGCTCCTCCTTTCTTCTGCCAGAGTCCCAGTTCTCAGCCTTTATCGGGATCAGTGGCTCAGCCATCGCCTATGTATTCTCGTTCCTGCATGGACTTGCGATGGGAGGTGTAGCGCAAGGAATCGCCTATCCAGAAGCGCTGAAGATAGCAAGCGACACTATGAAGAGTGCTACCTCCTTGATCGACGCTACAAAGGCAAATCCAGTGGACCTTGCCACGAGGGTCTGCTCTGCTGGGGGAACCACCATTGAGGGTATGAAAGCACTCGCCCAGGGAGGGTTTGAGGGCTTGGTCATGCGTGCTGTCGAGGCATCGAGTGAGAAGTCAAAAGTGCTTGAGGCAAAAGCAGCCAATCAGGGGAAATAAGTAATTCTGAAAGGAAGAAGGAATCAGTATGATAGATTTGAAAGAACTAAAAAGCAGACGAGACGAAATAGCAAACAACATTGCTGTAAGAAACATGCAGGTGGATATTGATGCCATCATTGATTTGCAGGAAAAACGTTCTGCACTGCTACAGCAGGTTGAGGAACTCCGCTCCAAGAGAAACGAGAATGCCAAGAAAATGAAAGGCAAGCTGGATGCTGATACCCGTAGCAGCCTGATTGCTGAGGGCAAGTCGCTGAAAGAAGCGATTGCTGAGATTGAGGGCAGCCTTACCCAGGTTGAGGAAGAGTTTCAGAAACTTGCTAGGACTATTCCCAACTATGCCCACCCCGCCGCCCCGGTGGGAAAGGAAGACAAGGACAATACAGCGATCAAGTTCGTCGGTACCCCACCCCAGTTCTCCTTCAAGCCTCTGGACCATGTCCAGCTTGCTGAACGGCTCGATTTGATTGATTTCGATACAGCAACAAGGGTAAGTGGACCCAAGTTCTACTACCTGAAGAGGGAAGCAGTCATTCTGCAGATGGCCTTGGAACGATATGCAATGGATATCCTGATCAAGAAGGGATTCACCCCCTTCATTACCCCCGATATTGCAAAGGAGGAGATTCTTCAGGGCATTGGATTCAATCCAAGAGGGGAAGAGAGCAACATCTATACCATTGAAAATACTGACACATGCTTGGTAGGAACTGCTGAGATTACCCTTGGAGGCTACTATGCAAACCAGATTCTTTCCAAGGAACAGCTACCGATCAAGATGGCAGGTCTCTCCCATTGCTTCCGCAGGGAAGCTGGAGGTGCTGGACAGTATTCCAAGGGACTCTATCGGGTTCACCAGTTCTCGAAGCTTGAGATGTTCATCTACTGCACAAGTGAAGAGTCTGAGGCATTCCATGACGAACTGCTCGCAATCGAGGAAGAGATATTCAATGGACTTGGCGTAGCCTACCGTGTAGTAGACACCTGCACTGGTGATCTTGGTGCCCCAGCCTATCGGAAGTTCGATATTGAAGCATGGATGCCAGGTCGTGGAGAAGAAGGCGAATATGGTGAGGTTACCTCCACCAGCAACTGCACCGACTACCAGGCACGTTC
It encodes the following:
- the proC gene encoding pyrroline-5-carboxylate reductase, producing the protein MDTIGIIGCGNMGGAIAGSLQMEVMVYDSDTQKAKQLASSKETISVAESLEALLSECQTILIAVKPQILSTLYPELRALGSDKKRWISIAAGIPLSVLAEQLATDEIVRFMPNIAAQYGAAVTAVAPAEGCSSSLREDSLHVASSFGSSFLLPESQFSAFIGISGSAIAYVFSFLHGLAMGGVAQGIAYPEALKIASDTMKSATSLIDATKANPVDLATRVCSAGGTTIEGMKALAQGGFEGLVMRAVEASSEKSKVLEAKAANQGK
- the trmL gene encoding tRNA (uridine(34)/cytosine(34)/5-carboxymethylaminomethyluridine(34)-2'-O)-methyltransferase TrmL, whose translation is MALHIVLFEPEIPQNTGNIARTCAAVGATLHLVHPLGFSLEEKYLKRAGLDYWPLLTMVEHPSIEAFLAVHQEKPLYYFTTKAPRTYSEVTYPEETYLVFGKESAGISESLLVKNKQRCVRIPMREEARSLNLSNSVAIAAYEYLRQQSFPFLQGTGTLHRLTWEA
- a CDS encoding MFS transporter codes for the protein MALLVVIYLAFISLGLPDGVLGSIWPVMQQSLDLPFWSAGLIGATSSIGTVVSALMSYRMTSRFGTGKVTLVSVAMTAVALLGFSFASSLPLLMLWAVPLGLGAGSVDSALNNYVALHYEARHMNWLHSFWGLGASAGPAVMGLSLSLQLGYRSGYRILTLMQTLLVFALIASLSLWVAPKGKREGEHQTAHQKGSLRHRALPFALLSFFFYCALEISTGLWAVSYLVQVKQLLPSDAAFYGSLFFLGITVGRMASGFISYRLSNVQMIFLGLFLCLISIIALFYASLVFAGLSLLLLGLGCAPIFPSLIHQTPRSFGPELSQRIIGLQMASAYIGSTVTPPLFGLVGSFVGLQWMPLLQGSILVLLVSSITILVLLTRNKEY
- the serS gene encoding serine--tRNA ligase, with translation MIDLKELKSRRDEIANNIAVRNMQVDIDAIIDLQEKRSALLQQVEELRSKRNENAKKMKGKLDADTRSSLIAEGKSLKEAIAEIEGSLTQVEEEFQKLARTIPNYAHPAAPVGKEDKDNTAIKFVGTPPQFSFKPLDHVQLAERLDLIDFDTATRVSGPKFYYLKREAVILQMALERYAMDILIKKGFTPFITPDIAKEEILQGIGFNPRGEESNIYTIENTDTCLVGTAEITLGGYYANQILSKEQLPIKMAGLSHCFRREAGGAGQYSKGLYRVHQFSKLEMFIYCTSEESEAFHDELLAIEEEIFNGLGVAYRVVDTCTGDLGAPAYRKFDIEAWMPGRGEEGEYGEVTSTSNCTDYQARSLAIRYKDEEGKTQFPHMLNGTAIALSRAMVAVLENFQNEDGSITIPPILVPYTGFSKIEAR
- a CDS encoding undecaprenyl-diphosphate phosphatase is translated as MFQEGLKSLLLGIVQGITEWLPISSTGHLLLLDEVIHLSLGEGARELFFVIIQLASILAVIILYFSTLNPFTKGKDAKQKTETYILWLKVIIATIPAGVIGILIDDLMDTYLYRWEVVAIALFAYGLLYIVLEKGKWGRREHRVKELSEITYRDALSLGLFQMLALIPGTSRSGSTILGGIIIGLERSVAAKFSFFMAIPVMAGASLLKLIKLGLSYSTEEYLLIGIAFVASFLVSLLCIKALVAYVRRHDFSAFGYYRVALAVLVTVYFLTWGAA